A single window of Desulfovibrio sp. G11 DNA harbors:
- the cutD gene encoding choline TMA-lyase-activating enzyme, protein MIERKARVFNIQKYNMYDGPGIRTLVFFKGCPLRCQWCSNPESQTRRFEVLFKKDICVHCGACVPVCPVGIHSMTNAGSCHVVDRSKDCINCGKCVHACPEAALAIAGEQKGISELLEVIEQDWLFYENSGGGLTVGGGEPMAQHEAVANLLLASRHKGIHTAMETSGYAKPEVVRALAEVCDLFLFDIKHMDADKHYALTGVRNELILSNLQWLLENGCNVNIRMPLLKGYNDDDAEIHAVGRFLTGHGKRKNFKGVDLLPYHKMGVSKYAQLDMEYPIKDNPVLDDADLQHIESILRTYGLDVKVIRH, encoded by the coding sequence GTGATTGAAAGAAAAGCCAGAGTTTTCAACATACAAAAATACAATATGTATGACGGACCGGGCATACGTACCCTGGTGTTTTTCAAAGGCTGCCCCCTGCGCTGCCAATGGTGTTCCAACCCTGAAAGCCAGACCCGCCGCTTTGAGGTCCTGTTTAAAAAGGACATATGCGTTCACTGCGGCGCGTGCGTACCGGTCTGTCCCGTGGGCATCCACAGTATGACCAACGCGGGCAGCTGCCACGTGGTGGACAGGAGCAAAGACTGCATAAACTGCGGCAAGTGTGTGCACGCCTGTCCCGAAGCAGCCCTGGCTATTGCCGGAGAGCAGAAAGGCATTTCAGAACTGCTTGAAGTTATCGAGCAGGACTGGCTTTTTTACGAAAACTCCGGCGGGGGGCTGACCGTTGGCGGAGGTGAACCCATGGCGCAGCATGAGGCTGTAGCCAACCTGCTGCTGGCCAGCAGGCACAAGGGCATCCACACCGCCATGGAAACCTCGGGGTACGCAAAACCTGAAGTAGTACGCGCGCTGGCTGAAGTTTGCGACCTGTTTCTCTTTGACATCAAGCACATGGATGCCGACAAGCACTATGCGCTTACAGGCGTGCGCAACGAACTGATCCTGTCCAACCTGCAATGGCTGCTTGAAAACGGCTGTAATGTAAATATCCGTATGCCCCTGCTCAAGGGCTACAACGATGACGATGCCGAAATACATGCCGTGGGCCGCTTTTTGACAGGGCATGGCAAAAGAAAAAATTTCAAGGGCGTGGATTTGCTGCCCTACCACAAAATGGGGGTAAGCAAGTACGCCCAGCTCGACATGGAGTATCCCATCAAGGACAACCCCGTGCTCGACGATGCCGACTTGCAGCACATTGAGTCCATCCTCAGAACCTACGGGCTGGACGTGAAGGTCATCAGGCACTAG
- a CDS encoding BMC domain-containing protein, with protein sequence MLALGLIETKGLVGAIEAADAMLKAANVRLLEKTLATGGLVTITVAGEVSAVQSAVDAAQDSLSRLEGAVCVSCHVIPRPDGELDRILLLQPGQYTIDPDPATAAPKAETAKVEIVELVEIVEEIPAPAAPKGGAKAETSGKAPAPEAQEAYDPEKCKTMSMNKLRQLAKDMKVDLSREQIASSNRQTLMNAIDRAARKEKE encoded by the coding sequence ATGCTGGCACTGGGACTTATAGAAACAAAAGGGCTTGTAGGAGCCATTGAAGCGGCGGACGCCATGCTCAAGGCGGCCAATGTGCGCCTGCTTGAAAAAACGCTGGCGACCGGCGGCCTTGTGACCATCACCGTGGCAGGCGAAGTTTCGGCCGTGCAGTCGGCTGTAGACGCGGCCCAGGACTCGCTGTCCAGGCTGGAAGGCGCGGTCTGTGTTTCCTGCCACGTAATCCCCCGCCCTGACGGCGAACTTGACCGCATACTGCTTCTGCAGCCCGGGCAATACACTATAGACCCGGACCCTGCAACCGCCGCGCCGAAAGCAGAAACAGCGAAAGTTGAAATAGTGGAACTTGTCGAGATTGTGGAAGAAATCCCGGCCCCCGCAGCCCCGAAAGGCGGCGCGAAGGCCGAGACCAGCGGGAAGGCCCCGGCCCCTGAGGCGCAGGAAGCCTATGATCCCGAAAAATGCAAAACCATGAGCATGAACAAACTTCGTCAGCTTGCCAAAGACATGAAGGTAGACCTCTCCCGTGAGCAGATCGCCTCGTCCAACAGGCAAACCCTGATGAACGCCATCGACCGGGCGGCACGGAAGGAAAAGGAGTAG
- a CDS encoding acetaldehyde dehydrogenase (acetylating), whose amino-acid sequence MVDKDLLSIQEARALVRAARKAQPEFAQLSQERVNDVVRAVAEATAAQAEVLANMAVEETGFGRPQDKKIKNLLASEKVHACIKDMKTIGVLCSDPVTKIVEIAVPVGVIAGIVPSTNPTSTVIYKALISLKAGNAIVFTPHPSARSCIAKTVEVIQGALRACHVSPDLVSSISLPSIEGTNELMKMADLILATGGPGMVKAAYSSGTPALGVGAGNVPAYIERSANIEDAVTKIMSSKTFDNGTICASEQSIVTESCIADKVRAVMEAQGCYFLAGEKLEKVKRVMERGNGSMNPAIVGRDALSIARVAGIEVPQGTRLLVSDEKGVGPKYPFSKEKLTALLGFYVVEDWREACELCTALLHNGGVGHSLSIHSQNEEVIREFGLKKPVSRMLVNTPSTQGAVGLSTGLFPSFTLGCGAVGGSATSDNVTPLNLLNVRRVAYDLQSQGCSCASSASCGVSTMAGVSAPAASAGHYPPSAMLSGCCHHGANHDAVVAPQAAAAAAGGLDINAVTEMIVAELKKVL is encoded by the coding sequence ATGGTTGATAAGGATTTGCTTTCCATTCAAGAGGCCCGCGCCCTGGTTCGCGCAGCGCGCAAGGCCCAGCCCGAATTCGCGCAGTTGAGCCAGGAACGCGTGAATGACGTGGTCAGGGCCGTGGCCGAAGCCACGGCAGCCCAGGCTGAAGTTCTGGCAAACATGGCCGTTGAAGAAACCGGCTTCGGCAGACCGCAGGACAAAAAAATCAAGAACCTGCTGGCCAGTGAAAAAGTTCATGCCTGCATCAAGGACATGAAAACCATTGGCGTGCTGTGTTCTGATCCGGTGACCAAGATCGTTGAAATTGCCGTGCCCGTTGGCGTGATTGCCGGTATCGTGCCGTCCACCAACCCTACGTCCACTGTTATTTACAAGGCGCTTATCTCGCTCAAGGCGGGTAACGCCATTGTGTTCACCCCGCATCCCAGTGCCCGCAGTTGCATCGCCAAAACCGTGGAAGTCATTCAGGGTGCCCTGCGCGCCTGCCACGTGTCGCCCGATCTGGTGAGCAGCATCAGTCTGCCCTCCATTGAAGGCACCAACGAGTTGATGAAGATGGCTGACCTTATCCTGGCGACAGGCGGCCCGGGCATGGTCAAGGCAGCGTACAGCTCCGGCACCCCTGCTCTGGGCGTCGGCGCGGGCAACGTGCCTGCCTACATTGAGCGCAGTGCCAATATTGAAGATGCCGTGACCAAGATCATGAGCAGCAAAACCTTTGATAACGGCACAATCTGCGCTTCGGAGCAATCCATCGTTACCGAGTCATGCATTGCCGACAAGGTTCGTGCCGTTATGGAAGCTCAGGGCTGCTATTTTCTTGCCGGAGAAAAGCTTGAAAAAGTCAAGCGCGTCATGGAACGCGGCAATGGCAGCATGAACCCCGCCATTGTGGGCCGTGATGCCCTGAGCATCGCCCGCGTTGCCGGCATTGAAGTGCCGCAGGGCACGCGCCTGCTGGTTTCCGACGAAAAAGGCGTGGGACCCAAGTACCCCTTCAGCAAAGAAAAACTCACCGCCCTGCTGGGCTTCTATGTGGTGGAAGACTGGCGCGAAGCCTGCGAACTGTGCACGGCCCTCCTGCACAACGGCGGTGTGGGCCATTCGCTGTCCATCCACTCGCAGAACGAAGAGGTCATTCGTGAGTTCGGCCTTAAAAAGCCTGTGTCGCGCATGCTGGTGAATACGCCCTCCACACAGGGAGCCGTGGGTCTTTCCACCGGCCTGTTCCCCTCCTTCACCCTGGGCTGCGGCGCAGTGGGCGGCAGTGCCACTTCCGACAACGTAACCCCCCTGAACCTGCTCAACGTGCGCCGCGTGGCCTACGATCTGCAGTCACAGGGCTGCTCCTGCGCTTCTTCCGCATCGTGCGGCGTTTCCACCATGGCGGGCGTTTCTGCTCCTGCGGCTTCCGCCGGGCACTACCCGCCCTCAGCCATGCTTTCGGGCTGCTGCCACCACGGGGCCAACCACGATGCCGTGGTCGCTCCCCAGGCGGCCGCAGCAGCCGCTGGCGGGCTGGATATCAATGCCGTTACGGAAATGATCGTGGCGGAACTGAAAAAAGTTTTGTAA
- the eutM gene encoding ethanolamine utilization microcompartment protein EutM, protein MTTSSNALGMIETRGLVGAVEAADAMVKAANVTLIGRSQVGGGLVTVMVRGDVGAVKAATDAGAAAAKKVGELVSVHVIPRPHSEVEMILPKREA, encoded by the coding sequence ATGACCACTTCTTCCAACGCCCTGGGCATGATCGAAACCCGTGGCCTTGTCGGCGCAGTTGAAGCCGCCGACGCCATGGTCAAGGCTGCCAACGTTACCCTTATCGGCCGCAGCCAGGTGGGTGGCGGCCTTGTGACCGTTATGGTGCGCGGTGACGTGGGCGCGGTGAAAGCCGCTACCGACGCTGGCGCAGCCGCCGCCAAAAAAGTGGGCGAGCTTGTAAGCGTGCACGTTATCCCCCGCCCGCACAGCGAAGTGGAGATGATCCTGCCCAAGCGCGAAGCCTAA
- a CDS encoding phosphate propanoyltransferase, translated as MNTQVMNEQALKDLLAGVVRKVLTQECGESAATAMNAGPIPVEISARHAHLSVSDALTLFGEALRPDRPLSQPGQFLSTGRVRLIGPKGVMDNVAVLGPARDVSQVEISRTDARALGINPPVRQSGDIKDTPGIILASATGIVGLDCGVIVASRHIHMHTDDARRFGLKDKDMVDVRLDTERPMILENVLVRVSDNFKLAMHIDADEGNSAGWKPGATGMIIGLSRG; from the coding sequence ATGAATACTCAAGTGATGAACGAGCAAGCTCTTAAAGATCTTCTGGCTGGCGTGGTCCGCAAGGTGCTGACACAGGAATGCGGCGAATCTGCCGCTACCGCCATGAACGCCGGGCCTATTCCGGTGGAAATTTCAGCCCGTCACGCTCATTTGAGCGTGTCAGACGCGCTTACCCTCTTCGGCGAGGCTCTACGGCCCGACAGGCCGCTTTCCCAGCCGGGGCAGTTTCTGAGCACGGGGCGCGTGCGTCTTATCGGCCCCAAGGGCGTTATGGACAATGTGGCCGTACTCGGCCCCGCCCGCGATGTTTCCCAGGTAGAAATATCCCGGACGGACGCCCGCGCTCTGGGCATCAATCCGCCTGTTCGCCAAAGCGGCGACATTAAAGACACGCCGGGCATCATTCTGGCTTCGGCCACAGGGATTGTTGGTCTGGACTGCGGCGTCATCGTGGCTTCACGCCACATTCACATGCATACAGACGATGCCCGCCGCTTCGGACTCAAGGACAAGGACATGGTCGACGTGCGGCTTGATACCGAACGCCCCATGATTCTGGAAAACGTGCTGGTGCGCGTCAGCGACAACTTCAAGCTGGCTATGCACATCGATGCCGACGAAGGCAACAGCGCGGGCTGGAAGCCCGGCGCCACCGGCATGATCATCGGACTGAGCAGAGGTTAG
- the eutJ gene encoding ethanolamine utilization protein EutJ, whose product MDFTAADKLMDTLEKCRKKPRKVTATEPLYVGVDLGTAYIVVVAVNAKKQPVACAMRFAQVVKDGLIVDYTGGLRIVRDLTQELEEKLGRKLEKAAIAVPPGTSERDCATHRHVAEGAGYQVTSVLDEPTAANSVLGVRDGAIVDIGGGTTGIAVLEDGKVVYVADEPTGGTHVSLVLAGNYDISFEEAEDLKKDKARQKEILPVVRPVIEKMGSIIHRHVQGRNVSALYLVGGTCCLQDMEKVIQKYTGLPTYKPANPFLVTPLGIALNCTD is encoded by the coding sequence ATGGACTTTACCGCCGCTGACAAGCTTATGGACACCCTGGAAAAATGCCGCAAAAAGCCCCGCAAGGTCACTGCCACGGAGCCGCTCTATGTGGGCGTGGACCTGGGCACAGCCTATATTGTTGTTGTGGCGGTCAATGCAAAAAAGCAGCCTGTGGCCTGCGCCATGCGCTTTGCCCAGGTGGTCAAGGACGGCCTTATCGTCGACTACACGGGCGGGCTGCGCATTGTACGTGATCTTACGCAGGAACTTGAAGAAAAGCTGGGCCGCAAGCTTGAAAAGGCGGCCATAGCCGTCCCCCCCGGGACCAGTGAACGCGACTGCGCCACCCATCGCCATGTGGCGGAGGGCGCGGGCTATCAGGTCACCTCTGTGCTGGATGAACCCACAGCGGCCAACAGCGTGCTTGGCGTACGCGACGGGGCCATCGTGGATATCGGCGGCGGCACCACAGGCATCGCCGTACTGGAAGACGGCAAGGTCGTCTATGTTGCCGACGAACCCACAGGCGGCACTCACGTGAGCTTGGTGCTGGCCGGCAACTACGACATCAGTTTTGAAGAAGCCGAAGACCTGAAAAAAGACAAGGCCCGTCAGAAAGAAATCTTGCCTGTGGTGCGACCTGTCATTGAAAAAATGGGATCCATCATTCACCGGCATGTGCAGGGGCGTAATGTTTCGGCCCTGTATCTCGTGGGCGGCACCTGCTGCTTGCAGGATATGGAAAAGGTTATCCAGAAATATACCGGCTTGCCGACCTACAAGCCCGCCAATCCTTTTCTGGTAACACCCCTGGGCATAGCCCTCAATTGCACTGACTAG
- a CDS encoding EutN/CcmL family microcompartment protein has translation MLIGIVVGNVWATRKEDSLNGLKLMVVQRLDLAHNKLAESFVAVDCVGAGIGERVLITTGSSARKALYNQEAPVDAAIVGILDQEEMMGKKPEST, from the coding sequence ATGCTTATAGGCATTGTTGTCGGCAATGTTTGGGCCACCCGCAAAGAAGATTCCCTCAACGGGCTGAAGCTCATGGTGGTGCAACGGCTTGACCTCGCCCACAACAAGCTGGCTGAAAGCTTTGTGGCCGTGGACTGTGTGGGAGCTGGCATTGGCGAGCGGGTGCTTATCACCACCGGCAGTTCCGCCCGCAAGGCTCTGTATAATCAGGAAGCGCCCGTTGATGCCGCCATTGTGGGCATTCTCGATCAGGAAGAAATGATGGGCAAAAAACCGGAGAGCACATAA
- a CDS encoding BMC domain-containing protein, whose protein sequence is MDTLGIVDSRSIAAGAEITDAMLKAAPVTLVRASVICAGRLLILVEGDREAVETALRAAEGTGFHLAGKYAISPVSQQVQAALRRQPSPMGGRAMAVIECRNAADGIMAADTAVKKADVSLMRLVMGQGIGGKSYFVLTGDVAAVREAAQAAADALGKSLQQMVVIPQPDAELVKAFTGAAL, encoded by the coding sequence ATGGATACTCTGGGCATTGTGGACAGCCGCAGCATAGCGGCCGGTGCTGAAATCACCGATGCCATGCTCAAGGCCGCGCCTGTTACTCTGGTGCGGGCGTCGGTCATATGCGCCGGACGCCTGCTCATCCTGGTCGAAGGCGACCGCGAAGCTGTGGAAACTGCTCTTCGCGCCGCTGAAGGTACTGGTTTTCATCTGGCCGGAAAATATGCCATCTCGCCCGTGTCGCAGCAGGTACAGGCAGCCCTGCGCCGCCAGCCCTCCCCTATGGGCGGCCGGGCCATGGCCGTTATTGAATGCCGCAATGCCGCCGACGGTATCATGGCGGCGGATACGGCCGTAAAAAAAGCCGATGTGAGCCTTATGCGGCTGGTTATGGGGCAGGGCATCGGCGGCAAATCCTACTTTGTGCTTACAGGCGATGTGGCCGCCGTGCGTGAAGCCGCACAGGCCGCAGCCGATGCGCTGGGCAAGAGCCTTCAGCAAATGGTGGTCATTCCCCAGCCCGATGCGGAACTTGTAAAGGCATTTACAGGAGCGGCCCTGTAA
- a CDS encoding BMC domain-containing protein gives MATMTDALGMIETRGLVGAVEAADAMVKAANVTLIGREQVGSGLVTVMVRGDVGAVKAATDAGAAAASRVGDLVSVHVIPRPHEEVEMILPKCK, from the coding sequence ATGGCGACGATGACTGACGCTTTGGGTATGATTGAAACCCGTGGGCTTGTGGGTGCTGTAGAGGCTGCTGACGCCATGGTGAAAGCTGCCAACGTAACCCTGATCGGCCGTGAGCAGGTGGGTTCAGGCCTTGTGACTGTGATGGTTCGTGGCGATGTGGGCGCTGTAAAGGCTGCCACCGATGCCGGTGCCGCCGCCGCTTCGCGCGTGGGCGACCTGGTGAGCGTACACGTGATTCCCCGTCCCCATGAAGAAGTGGAAATGATTCTGCCCAAATGCAAGTAA
- a CDS encoding 1-propanol dehydrogenase PduQ: MTQFYGKTKICYGPYALETLESFPASHAFVVTDPFMVKSGFADQAVSHLKRKGIGFSIFSGVEPDPTLQAVVEATGHFLRSKADMILALGGGSAIDMAKAISYFGHKAARDRKAMLVAIPTTSGTGSEVTSIAVITDKVNAVKIPLNDELLIPDAAILDARFTRTVPPHVTASTGMDVLTHAVEAYTSRHSNVFTAIYAERAIRNVFTYLHRAYEQGDDMVARDNMLIGSCMAGLAFTNSGLGITHSMAHSLGGQFHIPHGLANAVLLPIVIDFNSFDAGVKYREIAEMAGLPAATVEEGTRNLVAAVRDLNASLGIPARVRELKVDEGEYRRNLDAMATNALEDICTQSNPRMPSHDDIVSLFERVW; this comes from the coding sequence GTGACCCAGTTCTACGGAAAGACGAAAATCTGCTACGGCCCTTACGCGCTGGAAACCCTTGAAAGTTTCCCCGCCAGTCACGCCTTTGTGGTAACTGACCCCTTTATGGTCAAAAGCGGCTTTGCCGACCAGGCTGTAAGCCACTTGAAACGTAAAGGGATAGGCTTCAGCATTTTTTCAGGTGTGGAGCCGGACCCCACACTGCAGGCCGTGGTAGAAGCCACGGGACATTTTCTGCGCAGCAAGGCAGACATGATTCTTGCTCTCGGCGGCGGCTCGGCCATTGACATGGCCAAAGCCATCTCCTACTTCGGGCACAAAGCCGCCCGCGACCGCAAGGCCATGCTGGTGGCCATTCCCACTACCAGTGGCACCGGGTCAGAAGTAACCTCCATCGCCGTCATCACCGACAAGGTCAATGCGGTCAAGATTCCTCTTAATGACGAGTTGCTCATTCCGGACGCGGCCATCCTTGACGCCCGCTTCACACGCACCGTACCGCCGCATGTGACCGCCTCCACCGGAATGGACGTGCTCACTCACGCTGTGGAGGCCTACACCTCGCGCCACAGCAACGTTTTTACGGCCATATATGCCGAACGGGCCATACGCAACGTCTTTACCTACCTGCACCGCGCCTACGAGCAGGGTGACGACATGGTAGCCAGAGACAACATGCTCATAGGTTCCTGCATGGCCGGTCTGGCCTTCACCAACAGCGGGCTTGGCATTACGCACAGCATGGCCCACAGCCTTGGCGGCCAGTTCCACATTCCTCACGGCCTGGCTAACGCGGTGCTGCTGCCCATTGTCATTGACTTCAACAGCTTTGATGCGGGCGTGAAATATCGCGAAATCGCCGAAATGGCAGGCTTGCCCGCCGCCACCGTGGAAGAAGGAACCCGCAATCTGGTGGCAGCCGTGCGCGACCTCAACGCTTCGCTGGGCATTCCCGCTCGCGTGAGGGAACTCAAGGTTGATGAAGGCGAGTACCGCCGCAATCTTGACGCCATGGCCACCAATGCCCTTGAGGACATCTGCACGCAAAGCAATCCGCGCATGCCCTCGCACGATGATATTGTGAGCCTGTTCGAGCGCGTCTGGTAA
- a CDS encoding 4Fe-4S dicluster domain-containing protein, whose product MGKAIVDAIRQAGVVGAGGAGLPTHVKADATAQTVLVNGASCEPLLMSDPYLMEEQVDVMLRGLEAMMDCTGANRGVVCLKGKHAAAMKSVREAVARRGQGRLEAFEMGDFYPAGDEQVMVYEVLGGIVPERGIPLQIGAVVSNVESLFNIAHALDGKPVTHRYLTVGCEVVRPMVVRVPVGTRVAEVLNFAGGTTISEYRVVDGGPMMGRVLPDADQPVTKTTSGLLVLPPDHNVVNRKVMDPHVVKRLTNTVCCQCSQCTDLCPRNLLGHKLHPHKLMRVLDGQTISNPVAKEALLCSECGICEKFACPMGLSPREVNAMLKQELMKAGIKWEYDGRPLATSRFREERRIPTSRLVSRLGLADYEAHPPFAGDFEPTEVRIPLKQHIGAPALSVVSVGQSVNVGDLIGEIPEGAMGARVHASIKGTVSAVENGIITIKA is encoded by the coding sequence ATGGGAAAAGCAATTGTAGACGCCATACGCCAGGCTGGCGTTGTAGGCGCTGGCGGGGCGGGACTGCCCACCCATGTAAAGGCTGACGCCACGGCGCAAACTGTGCTGGTCAACGGCGCCAGCTGCGAACCCCTGCTCATGAGCGACCCCTACCTTATGGAAGAGCAGGTAGACGTCATGCTGCGCGGCCTTGAGGCCATGATGGACTGTACCGGCGCGAACCGTGGTGTTGTCTGCCTTAAGGGCAAACACGCCGCCGCCATGAAGAGTGTACGCGAAGCCGTGGCCCGACGCGGGCAAGGCCGCCTTGAAGCGTTTGAAATGGGCGACTTCTACCCTGCCGGCGACGAACAGGTTATGGTTTACGAAGTGCTGGGCGGCATTGTACCCGAGCGCGGTATACCGCTGCAGATCGGCGCTGTGGTCAGCAACGTGGAAAGCCTTTTCAATATTGCTCACGCGCTGGACGGCAAGCCTGTCACCCACCGTTACCTTACGGTCGGTTGTGAAGTGGTCCGGCCCATGGTGGTGCGGGTACCTGTAGGAACCCGTGTGGCCGAAGTGCTCAATTTTGCCGGTGGAACCACCATCAGCGAATACCGCGTGGTGGACGGCGGTCCCATGATGGGCCGTGTGCTGCCCGATGCGGACCAGCCGGTTACAAAAACCACCAGCGGTCTGCTGGTACTGCCGCCGGACCATAATGTGGTGAACCGCAAGGTAATGGACCCGCATGTGGTCAAGCGCCTCACAAACACCGTATGCTGTCAATGCTCTCAATGCACGGACCTCTGCCCCCGCAACCTGCTCGGGCACAAGTTGCACCCGCACAAGCTCATGCGTGTTCTCGACGGGCAGACCATCAGCAATCCTGTGGCGAAAGAGGCCCTGCTCTGCTCCGAATGCGGCATTTGTGAAAAGTTCGCCTGCCCTATGGGTCTTTCACCTCGTGAAGTCAATGCCATGCTCAAGCAGGAGCTTATGAAGGCAGGCATCAAATGGGAATATGACGGACGTCCCCTTGCCACATCCCGCTTTCGCGAGGAACGCCGCATCCCCACAAGCCGCCTTGTGAGCCGTCTCGGCCTGGCGGATTACGAGGCCCATCCCCCATTTGCCGGGGACTTTGAGCCGACAGAGGTACGTATTCCGCTGAAGCAGCATATCGGCGCTCCCGCCCTGTCTGTGGTTTCTGTGGGCCAGAGCGTCAATGTGGGCGATCTTATCGGCGAAATCCCCGAAGGGGCTATGGGCGCACGCGTACATGCCAGTATCAAAGGTACGGTCAGCGCGGTTGAAAACGGCATCATCACCATCAAGGCCTGA
- a CDS encoding BMC domain-containing protein yields the protein MKLRTIGCVELSSIGMGIQTADEMVKAANVELVMARPTCPGRYLVIITGDTGAVTSSVQTGLTLGADLVVDSFIIPNVHEDVIPAMNGTAIQGRINALGVIETYTAASCVLAADAAAKAGDIRLLELRLSAGLGGKAFVIMTGEVSAVQSSVDAGVANVTEGGPVVSKIVIPSPSEDLKKQLL from the coding sequence ATGAAATTACGTACTATCGGCTGCGTTGAGCTGAGCAGCATCGGCATGGGCATTCAAACGGCTGACGAAATGGTCAAGGCCGCCAATGTGGAACTGGTCATGGCCCGCCCCACCTGCCCCGGCAGGTATCTTGTGATCATCACCGGTGACACGGGCGCGGTGACAAGCTCTGTGCAGACCGGCCTCACACTGGGTGCGGACCTTGTTGTGGACAGCTTCATCATTCCCAATGTGCATGAAGATGTTATTCCCGCCATGAACGGTACAGCCATTCAGGGGCGTATCAACGCCCTTGGCGTGATTGAAACCTACACGGCGGCCTCCTGTGTTCTGGCAGCTGATGCCGCCGCAAAGGCTGGTGATATACGCCTGCTGGAACTGCGCCTCTCTGCCGGACTTGGCGGCAAGGCTTTTGTAATCATGACCGGAGAAGTCAGTGCCGTGCAGTCCTCGGTGGATGCTGGCGTTGCCAACGTGACCGAGGGCGGTCCCGTGGTCAGCAAGATTGTCATCCCCTCCCCCAGTGAGGATCTGAAAAAACAGTTGCTGTAG
- a CDS encoding BMC domain-containing protein, whose amino-acid sequence MEETKQRIIQEYVPGRQITLAHLIASPQKGIYLKLGLDDECATAIGILTITPCEGVIVAADIATKAASVDIGFLDRFGGSLLITGDVASVEAALREVLQYFGSVLRYDLTDMTRS is encoded by the coding sequence ATGGAAGAGACCAAACAGCGCATCATACAGGAGTATGTGCCGGGCAGACAGATTACCCTGGCGCATCTCATTGCCAGCCCGCAAAAAGGCATCTATCTCAAACTCGGGCTGGATGATGAATGCGCTACAGCCATCGGCATTCTGACCATCACTCCCTGCGAAGGCGTGATCGTCGCCGCGGATATAGCCACCAAGGCCGCCAGTGTTGACATCGGCTTTCTTGACCGCTTCGGCGGCTCCCTGCTGATCACGGGCGATGTGGCCAGCGTGGAGGCAGCCCTGCGCGAAGTATTACAGTATTTCGGCAGTGTACTGCGTTACGACCTTACCGACATGACCAGATCCTGA
- a CDS encoding EutP/PduV family microcompartment system protein, translating into MRRIMIMGERGAGRRSLARALGQAPVFMPQPLAVEYAGRFIIPPPEFLENRRFYRALITTAADCDSLLFIQDAARRTSAFPPGLARIFNRHVIGIITKTDLPDASLDRAARFLHNAGLQKTYALSVVSGEGMDTLRHNEPALFA; encoded by the coding sequence ATGCGGCGAATCATGATTATGGGCGAACGGGGCGCGGGCAGGCGCAGTCTTGCCCGCGCCCTGGGTCAGGCCCCTGTGTTCATGCCGCAGCCGCTGGCTGTGGAATACGCGGGGCGCTTTATCATCCCGCCGCCGGAATTTCTTGAAAACAGACGCTTTTACCGTGCGCTCATCACGACTGCGGCAGATTGTGACAGCCTGCTTTTTATTCAGGACGCCGCACGCAGAACATCCGCGTTTCCTCCCGGGCTTGCCCGTATATTCAACCGGCATGTCATAGGCATCATTACTAAAACAGACTTGCCGGACGCTTCTCTGGACCGCGCCGCGCGCTTTCTGCATAATGCCGGTCTGCAAAAAACATATGCCCTCAGCGTTGTGAGCGGCGAAGGCATGGACACGCTGAGGCACAACGAACCGGCCCTGTTCGCCTGA